The genomic stretch GAGGCCGGGCATGGATTCATCGGTCAGGACCAGCACCACGTCCGGATTGTCCCGTATGAAAGCGAGGGCTTCATTCGGGTTGGAAAAGGTGCGCAGATTCAGGCGCTTGGAGAAACGCCGCCGGAAAACGAACAAGTTCTCCTCTTCGTCATCTACGTAAACCACGACTGGATTGGCTACGCCATGGTGCAACCCTGCCTGGATATGCCGCACCATGTCCCCGATTGTGCTATAGCGGTTCTGCGCCGAAGTGCCGCCGAAGGCCTTCTGCATCTTGTACATCAGCTCCACGTTGAGCGCGATGCCTCCGAAGCGGGACCGAAGCTCGCGGGCCACGTCGCCGATATTGGCATCCGTCACGCGCAGGGCGTCGAGCGCGGTGTTATCATCGATATGGTTCGGAGCGGGCGAAAAGGATGGATTCTCGCGGGATAGGCGGGCAAAAACATCTCTTAAAATGGCGAGGACGCGATCGGATTCCACGGTATTTCCCAACTCTTAAGACGGCCGTGGGTAAAATTACAATCAGCGCCGCGCGAATCGTATGGATTTCAATCAAGATTTTCGGGGCCTGGGGGAATTTGATAATCTTCGCTGCAAGGCAAGTTAAAGAATGATAAAAGATCCGTTTTAATCCGGGAATACCATCGCGCACAAAGTGAGCGTAATCGAAATATCCGCGACGGCTATCATACTTCTCCACGCTGTAAAATATTCCGGCAAACGAAATCGTGCGGGAAGTTACATAAATGAATTTATTAACGTCGCTATTCCGCAAAGCCTTTCGTCCATCGGCTATCCCCGTCCTATTCAACTTGGACTATGCGCTAACCGAAAGTTTTTCTCGTATCGTTGGCCTCATGGGTTTCATCGCGTTCTTCGCCTTCCATTTTTACGAGAAGGCCCTGGGTTACCGCGATTGCGTTCCCATGCGTATCGCCTGCGCATTATTTTGCCTGGGACGCAGCAACTCATCATCCTGATCACCGAATTCACCGGATAAGGGATAAAAATCGCTCTAGAGGTTTTCCGCCGCCGGGGCATGGCCCTGGCCGATGCCAATGCCCGCGCCCAAGAGGCCGAGTCCCGCGAATCCGAGATCAAGGCGGCCTACGCCGAACTGCGCCGTCGGGAGACGGTCATCCAGTGTTTCGTGCGCCCGTCCGTGTTCGAAGAGTTGACCCGCGGCGAAGATCCCACCGAGTTCCGGGCGGTACATCGCGAACTGGCGGTGATGTTCTGCGACATCCGCGATTTCACCCGCCTCGAAGTCGGATCGCATCCTGGAATACTACGTAGCGCATTGCGCTGCCTGGAACGAAGACAAACGGGGCGCCTGGCAGCTGATCGAGCAGTGGGACGGTGTCCACGTGTTTTTCGAGAAGTAGGCGCGTCAGACCTTCAGCATGGATTGCAAGGTGATGGCGTTCCGTGGGGCGTGCCCGCCGATATCGTTGTTGAAATAGGCGAATACCGGAATGCGCCGCGCCGACCATTCCCGCATTCGTTCTGCCCAGCGGGCGAGATCGCCGTCGGTGTAAGAGCCTTGGTACTTCCCGGTGGGGCCATGGAAACGGACATAGGCGATCTTCCCCGTCACTATCTCCGGGCTGGCGGAATCCGGCAGGTCGTGGATGCAAAAACCGGCCCTGAAACGATCCAGAAGGCCGAAGGTTTCATCGCGGTACCAATCGCGATCGCGGAACTCGAATACGTAGCGCGGGCCGCGCGGAAGGGACGCCAGGAACCCGGCCAAGCGGCCGCCATCGAAATGCCAATGGGGCGGTAGCTGGAAGAGGATGGGACCCAGGCGCGGCCCTAAGGCGCTGACACGCTCGAAGAACAAGCGGAACGAGTCGCCGCTTTCCTTCAGCTTCTTGAAATGGGTGATGTAGCGGCTGGCCTTTACGGCGAAGTGGAAGGAGGCGGGCACGGCATCGCGCCAACTTTCGAAGGTTTCCCGCTCGGGCAAACGGTAAAAGCTGTTGTTTATCTCGACGGTGGAGAAGTCTTTTAGATATCTCTCCAGGAATAGGCGGGGCGGGGTCTTGGGAGGGTAAAAGCTCCCCACCCAATGACGGTAGTGCCATCCGGAAGTTCCGATTAATAGGGCCATGCTCCAGTATCAAAGGAAGGATTGTCGCAACGGGTCCGCAATACCCTTGGCAATTCGCTCGAGGAGCTGCCTCTAAAGCATTGAAATAATGGATCTTACGAGTTTTATTCAGTAGAACTTTCAGAACCGGCCTGGTGCGCCCTCGCCCGTTCGGCTGGTTTTTCCTTGCGCTTCCCGATCCTGAAAATTAGCTAGGCCCAGGTAGTGGCTTCCGAAGCCATTCAGGAGATGCCATGCCGACTAAGATCGTTTCCTCCCCTAAGCAAACGTCCTCTGCCGCGAAAGCATCTTCGGCGGGCAAAGCCGCCGCCGCGAAACCGGCAGCGGCAGCCAACGGGGAAGCCGCCGCCAACGGATCAGGGCATGGGGCGAACGGGAGCAATGGGCATGCGGGATTGGACAAGAAGAAACTGCTTTTGGCTTTGGAAGCCTTCCGCTCTGGCGACTTCAACGCCAAGCTGGACGAGGAATTCGTCGGCATCGACGGTCGTATAGCGGAAGTATTCAATGACGTATTGGAGCTGAACCGGCGCTTGGTGCGGGAGCTCGACAAGGTGAACCGGGTGGTGGGCAAGGAAGGCCGCATCACCCAGCGCATCACCTTGGGACCGGTGGAAGGCTCCTGGTCGGACGCGCAGGACTCCATCAACGGGCTCATCGACGATCTGGTCTGGCCGACCACGGAAATGTCCCGCGTCATCGGCGCCGTTTCCAACGGGGACCTTTCCCAATCGGTCGCCCAGGAAGCCGAAGGGCGCCCGCTCAAGGGGGAATTCCTGCGTTCGGCCAAAACCGTGAACACCATGGTGAGCCGGCTTTCCTCCTTCGCATCCGAAGCGACGCGCGTGGCGCGCGAAGTGGGCTCGGAAGGCAAGCTGGGCGGCCAGGCCGAGGTGAAGGGCGTTTCGGGCACTTGGAAGGATTTGACGGATAACGTGAACCTGATGGCGTCCAACCTGACCTCGCAGGTGCGTAACATCGCCGAAGTGACCACGGCGGTGGCCAGCGGCGACTTGTCGAAAAAAATCACGGCCGAAGCCAAGGGCGAGATCCTGGAGCTGAAGAACACCATCAATACCATGGTGGATCAGCTGAACTCCTTCGCCTCGGAAGTGACCCGCGTGGCCCGCGAAGTGGGCTCGGAAGGCAAGTTGGGCGGCCAGGCA from Fibrobacterota bacterium encodes the following:
- a CDS encoding DUF72 domain-containing protein; translated protein: MALLIGTSGWHYRHWVGSFYPPKTPPRLFLERYLKDFSTVEINNSFYRLPERETFESWRDAVPASFHFAVKASRYITHFKKLKESGDSFRLFFERVSALGPRLGPILFQLPPHWHFDGGRLAGFLASLPRGPRYVFEFRDRDWYRDETFGLLDRFRAGFCIHDLPDSASPEIVTGKIAYVRFHGPTGKYQGSYTDGDLARWAERMREWSARRIPVFAYFNNDIGGHAPRNAITLQSMLKV
- a CDS encoding HAMP domain-containing protein; the protein is MPTKIVSSPKQTSSAAKASSAGKAAAAKPAAAANGEAAANGSGHGANGSNGHAGLDKKKLLLALEAFRSGDFNAKLDEEFVGIDGRIAEVFNDVLELNRRLVRELDKVNRVVGKEGRITQRITLGPVEGSWSDAQDSINGLIDDLVWPTTEMSRVIGAVSNGDLSQSVAQEAEGRPLKGEFLRSAKTVNTMVSRLSSFASEATRVAREVGSEGKLGGQAEVKGVSGTWKDLTDNVNLMASNLTSQVRNIAEVTTAVASGDLSKKITAEAKGEILELKNTINTMVDQLNSFASEVTRVAREVGSEGKLGGQALVKGVSGTWKDLTDNVNFMAGNLTGQVRNIAQVTTAVANGDLSKKITAEAKGEILELKETINIMVDQLNSFASEVSRVAREVGSEGKLGVQAEVRGVAGTWKDLTNNVNLMASNLTSQVRNIADVTTAVAKGDLSRKITVDVKGEILELKNTINTMVDQLSSFASEVSRVAREVGSEGKLGGQAEVKGVGGTWKDLTDNVNSMASNLTGQVRNIAEVTISVANGDLSKKITVDVRGEFLQLKDTINTMVD